The sequence below is a genomic window from Variovorax paradoxus B4.
CAGCAGCGTCGCGAAATGGCCCGACAGTGGTGCGACCAGCAGCACGGGCGGGTGCACGGCCTGCGTGTCCTTGCGGAAATGCAGCAGCGTGCCGAAGGGCGAGACCAGCGTTTTCTCTTCGTGCACCGCGGTTTCCACGCCATCGACCGGCACGCTGGCAATGCCGTAGTCGGGGCGCGAATGGGTCAGCCGCATGCGCGAAAACACTTCGAACTGCGCGGCCATGCGCCGCAGCATGGTGCGTTCGGTGCCGTCCTTCCAGAGGGCCCGGCCGAGGTACTGGGCTGCGAGCCGGGAGGGCGAAAGCAGGTCGGCTTGGTTCTGGTAGGCCCGGTACAACATGAAAGTAGTACAGGCAAGTTGCGGGCCAAGCGGTGGCACAGGCCTTGCAGGTCCCATGGGAGCCAACCGGCAGCAGGCAGCCCGTCAAGGAGATCCACGATGGCCAAACCCGTTCTCACGATCAGCAGCAAGAACTACGGCGCCTGGGCGCTGCGGGGCTGGCTGATGTGCAGGCTGGCAGGGCTCGACTTCAGCGAGAAGATCATTCCGCCCGACGACCCGGCCATGAAGGCCGAGATGCTGCTGCTCTCGTCGTCGATGCTGGTGCCCTCGCTGCAGCACGGCGGCGTCAAGGTGTGGGACACGCTGGCCATCGGCGAATACCTGAACGAGATCAAGCCCAAGAGCGGGCTGCTGCCGGCCGACATCCAGGCGCGCGCGCACTGCCGCGCCATCTGCGGCGAGATGCATTCGGGTTTCGCTTCCATGCGCGGCGCGTTGCCGATGAACATCAAGGCCCGGTTCCGCGGCTTCAAGA
It includes:
- a CDS encoding glutathione S-transferase — encoded protein: MAKPVLTISSKNYGAWALRGWLMCRLAGLDFSEKIIPPDDPAMKAEMLLLSSSMLVPSLQHGGVKVWDTLAIGEYLNEIKPKSGLLPADIQARAHCRAICGEMHSGFASMRGALPMNIKARFRGFKIWSRAQADIDRIVAIWRECLKAYGGPFLFGKQPGMADAMYAPVVTRFLSYDVPLDSVCAAYCKRVMDLPAMQEWVAAAKEEPEEIDELDAEF